ATCAACACAAACATTGTCCCAGAACAAAGGCATAAGCAGCAGATGTGACTGCAgccatgaataaataaatgcgaCATGTGAACACATACTGATGTTCAGATGTTGGACGTCTACTCCAGTAAGAGAGAGCCACATCAGTTCCAGACCGCAGGTTGTAAACATACTGTAATGCAAGAGCCAAGAAGTTAACTGAGTCCTCAATTTCAAGAGGTGTTAATGTAATTaagcaggtgtgttttttttttttttaattttattgctTCCAGATGCAGCTGTTGTTCATTTGAGTTGCCGGAGCCCTGCATTTGTCTCTTTCCCGTTGTGCATTGTTTCTTTACTGCCAGTTCACAAAGTCAGtgctaagttaaaaaaaaaggttctccATCACTATAAGCCGTCTCGGACTTCTAATTCTGCTCTGTTCTTCGGCACCGCTCCATTTCACCCTCTCTGCTGTTAAGATTAGGTTTGCTGAAGTGAAGATAGCCGGCCTCACCAGCCTTATTATACCCTGCAAGAGCTCTCCATCAAATGCCGATCCGCACTGACAGACTTTTAATACAAGTGGACCTTAAACTAAATCACAGCAACAACtctctcactgaaaacattgCTGGATTTTTAGGCTCAGATGATGAAAATATTTTCAAGAGTCAAAGATAAACCCCTTAGAACAAAAGTGATATTAATGTACTTCACATGAACAGGCATCATTTAATTCATGCTTCGAAAGAGAGTTATGAGCACAAAGCAACAGGATTACAGGATCTCCAAATGACACAGATAGAGATTAAGTTACATAAATCCAATCAGCCTGCGATGGACTGGAgaactgtccagggtgtacccactCTCTCACTCTATGGCAGCATAGGGCAGCAtatcctgaattggattaagcgggtttggaaaatggatggatggaagaatgATATTTTATCAACGTATCAGCAACAGAAGCTAGTTTCACTGAAAGACAGGGTCACACATTGTGCCCATCATAGACAAAGAAACTAGCTTCTTCTTCAAAGCTAAAATATCTTCTAAATATTGTGACCACAACATAGAGAGTAAAGGTTGAACGAAATTAAATCAGAACATCAGAGGCCCAATTCATAAAGCACAGAAGCACAGGCAGCATCAGCAGTTTATTGTTTTAGCAGCCTACATGAGTGCTTTAAGGGTACTGTATGAGTATAAATGTCTTCAGAGCTGTTTTTATACCAGGACTGTACAGCTGTCTCATTGTACACTACATTTGTTCCTTCTCCTTTACTGGCAAAAGGAAGTGAAGCTGACACTAATTAGTAAAAAGGATGTTGGAAAAAGACAGCAAGTCCTGCTCGATTGTGCTGTCCATTAATAATGATGAGCCCAGTAAACTGACACTGATCATGTTTGGGTCCTTTCTCATATAGATCTGTTAGTCATCAGATGGAGTCTGGGTCACTGCTGACGTACGTTCTTGTGACTTAATTGTCAGGCAAAACCTTGTTGTTTGCCTGATTTCAGAACAAAATCTGTGCGTTGTTGCTTTGCCTTGAAAAAAGCAAAGATACACAGATTTATGTCCCCCTAGAGCTGCAGGGACTCAACAGCACTGCTAAatgtgaaggaaaaaaaatccagagtACCATTTGCTCAGTGCATCTTTCCATTACTCCATAATGACCTTACTGCGTAACCATACGTAGCCCCAGCtactgcaagaaaaaaaaacagaggcagTTTAGCTTCTCTTTCTTTTGATTTCTACCAAAACACCATCAAGAGATTTGTAACATAATCCTCTCAAAGCAAATTCTCTTAGTGGTTTGAGAAGCATATTTGGGTGTGCTATCCAGAGGCACTGACACTTTTACTGTATGTCTGCACAATTACCTAATAAATTAGATGCACCTGGATGTTCTGGGATTGTTTGCATTCCTCTAAGAATAAAATTGACAACGCTTTGCCATCATACATAACTGGATGTCTGGTTCGGTTTATTTTTGCAACTGCAGGCTGCTTGTTTTGTGTTCCTTGTCCTACGTTGTTATTATTACATGGATTCTCTCCTGTCATGTCTGTTCTGCAGCTTCCAAAGAAAACAAATAGCATTCAGTTCTGTGGTTTTAAAGTGTAGCAGCTGAAAAATATTTCCTTAAGAGCAGTTTTCCATCAATAAATCTAATAAGGGGTTCAGAACTTGAAGATAAACACAATTTCTGCCTTAAAGGTCATGAGCTACATTTGTATTGAGTGCGTGTTTCTTTGTCCGCTGAGCTGCACACCAACTGGTTTTTGTCTTCCCCCTTTTGACACTGCAGCCCTCTCAGCTCATTACCGAGTGTGCGAACCCTACTCTGACCACAAAGGGCGTTACCACTTCGGCTTTCACTGCCCACGCCTCACGGACAACAAGACCTACATGTTTTGCTGTCACCACAACAACACCGCCTTCAAGTACTGCTGCAACGACACCGAGTTCCAGATGGTCATGCAGGTCAACCTCACCACCACCTCAGACGGTTATGCACACAAGTGAGTGAAAATCAAATGTTTGACCAATGTTGACCCACTTACTCTCTATGGTAAAGTCCTGTTCTATGTGCCACTGGTTTTGCAAAATATTTGAAGGTCATAATCATTTAAATACCCTGCTTTATACAAATACAGTATGAGGAAATTCGTAATCACAAACTCTATCATGATCAGCAGTTTTTCTTGCGAGTGTCTTGCTTTTACCCTACTTAACATATTGAGTTGGGCATACACAGTTATAGTCATTATGAACAGAGccgacagaaagaaagaaaatgtttgtGTAATTACCATTCTGTGCACCGAAACACCCTTACATATATTCACAAACATACAtcaatgaaagaaaaacatcacTACACTTTTTGATATCTTAGAATTATGTTGTTCAGCAAATTAGGCTTAGCACGAAAAATATGCCAGGCATGACAAATTCTTTTAGGGTATACATAGACAAAACCTCTAGtgattgcattcattttgaaatacagaatgcaggactgagaaaaaaataattgctCTTTTACACTGACTACACATTGTGGAATTTGCACTAAATTgcactgaaatccacaaattaGCATTAAAAAATATCCTGCTGAAAGACAAACAAGCATGTCCAAATAATAACCCTCTTGGCATGAATAGTTAGAGAAATAATTAGTTGTGCTGAATACTGAGGCGCCTATACCAGGAGCTATGGTGGAGCAAGCAGCAGCAGTCCTTTGAACCAAGGGTTTAGTCAGCACAATCCCAAGAAATTCACTTTCTCTACAGTACCTACTCATTCACACCATTTTCCTCTGTCTGAGAGGCCTCATTTACACTGATCTACATCTACAGAGGCACTCAAAACCATCACAGAGGAGAGCAGATGTTAAAAGAAGTTGTTGTGAGCAAGACGCCTACACATGGTACTGTAGCTCAGGTGTTAAGTGCTGGCTATTATATCAGATACTATTACAGCTTCCTAGACTGAATCACAGTGCAGATGTACACGCAATAATTATAGGACTGTGAAATATTAATAATAGTAAACTTCACAACACACTCTAGGATATGACACATAGGACCCATGAAGTAGAAAACACATAGTCTTAAATGGATAAAACACAAAGCATTGTAgtaaaatagaaacaaaatagATCAAGACTCAAATACTTCCATAAGAGTATAGTCTCCTTTAAGCCATGATTAGATTACATAAACTTCTCCTCAACCAAGCCCATACACAGACAATgaggataataataataatgaggaTAAAAAAGAACTACCTACTGGTACTATGTGTTTCTTATTATAGAACACATCTTTGAACATGTTTGAAtagttgtgtttttaaatcagcttAGCTCATTACAAAAGACAGGTCTTAATTCTCACAGAATTGCATTTAAAGAAAGCAATCTAAGATCATGTGGTATGGATGTATACACAGCATTTACGTCAGAGGATACTAAATATAGCTCCTTATCTCAGAGAGGGTCATCTAGTTTATCATGTATGTTATGTGTCATGTGGTCTTTATAAATGCTTGAGGAAGATTTTCTGTTATTGGTCTAATGAAATAAGCTACAAAGGTTGATAAACTACCAACACTTGTACAACACTGACTGAAAATAACACAATAACACATCCAACTGGTCCATGTCGTTACTGCTAATCAGCGATCTTCTTTCTTCGTCGTTCTTAAGCAGAGCTATAGATACGTCACTGAAGAACATCTACTGGAGGGTGCTTTGTGAATCACGAGCTATTTGTTTATGGATCTGTGTGAATTTGCGGAAAGAATGTCTCAAAAATACGAACGTGTGATTGGTGATCCACAAATGCTGAGTCACGATTCACAAACAGAATTTTCAGTTTCACAAATGGCTTTTTGTTTTACAAATAGAAAATTATAAATTtacaaatacacaaatatttgtATAAACCAACACACAAGTTACAAATAGGAAATTTGTATATGTGGACAGCAAAACACGTATGCAACTCAAGGCATATTTGTAGATCACCCTCTGTGCATTTGcagttattttttaaacaaatttaagCCCATACACTTGcaacatccatccttccatattctatacccgctgaatcagtcggtcgcgggggggctggagcctatcacagcagtcaatggggcgagaggcgggtacatcctggacaggccgccagtcacTTGCAACATGTGTATGCTAATTGTATTTGCGATTAATGTGTTTTGGGTCACTTATATTGAGATAAACTGACTGTGGCTACTCTGTTTTTAGAAAGATTTGTTCTaggttttttctttattcagctTCATCTTAATGGTAGAGTGTGACAGTCTAATCACCATCAGATGTGTGACTCAGCTGTGGCCTATATAACACATCAGTGTACTCGTCGTATGAACAATGCTCTTAAGGATGATCCGTGCCTTGATCAATAAAGTGGAATGGATTTGGAGCCAGAGTTTGCAacatgttttttcctttttttttttgtgagaacACTTTTTAGAAACTCGAGGACAGGCTTATTGTTCAGGATAAGGTGATTTAGGCAGAGTGAAGGACAGAGAAAAAGTGTTCCTCTTGTTCTGTGGGAGTTCTTAGTGGGAGGTCTGGATGACAAAACTAAAGTTCTTTGTATTAATGCCCTCCCAGCATGCTGCTACCCAGGATGGGTCACGCTGCCCTGCAGCAGGTCATGATATTTCATTTTTAGTGTCGGTTAGCATGTTGGGCCACTCTTTAATCTTGGCTCGATGGCTCATAGAATGACAGAGTTGATATTTACCGCTGGCCAAGCAACAAATAGTCAAACCCTGCTCTCTTCTCACATTGCATAGTGAAAATGTCTTGATACATTTGAGATTCACCATTGCTAGAGTTAGAATTTGGAGCATTCGGCTTTTTGAGGGTTTCGCTGGTATATGCAGTGTTGCATAAGGAATAGGATTCCATGTTGTTACAGACTGGTTGAAATGGTGCAGAAATAAAATGGACAGAGGAGAAGTATGAGAATAGATGTTGGAAAGTAAGTCATTGAAAGAGCTTAAACCTTTTACAGACAATCAATTGCATCTGCTTTATTTTTCTGAGTAAGCTGTGTTAAATATTCAATAACATCAGTTTTAGTTGTGTGGCCATGATGAATCTTCTAAGGACTGTGCACATTTTCTGCGCTTACCTTCGAGCTGGGTCACAGACAGTCATATATAGAAAACATGCTGGCCCCTCAGGATGTTAAGAGACTTAAACTATATCGTAGGTAAATGTGTCAGATGCAGAGTTGAGGAAATGTAAACACAGTCAGGGATACTTGTAGATCTTTGATCTTGTAGATTTGAAAGCAGAAGTGGCATTCATCTAGTGGCCATTTGAGCAgcacaaatgtttgttttttagttatttattcagATAAATATCCCTAAGGCCACATCATTTCCACACATAAGAGTATTCTCTTGATTTACTACAACTAGAAGCACTTCGGGATCACTTTTTTCACAGGTTTTAATCAGTACAGACGCTGTAATAGCTTAGTGTggcaaataaaagatgtttccCTCCAAATGAATCTCTATTTTGAAGTAATATGCTGTGTCATCTCTGtcagaatatttttttcattccatCCATTTGTGTGATATCCCCCAACTGAATGCCCTCAGTGTCAGTTCAAGCAGAGATGTCACACCCAGAGGTAATGTAATATCTCAGTTTTTCAAACACTTTTTCTCCAACTTCTTTGATAGCTATTTTGTGAAGCTATTTTTGCTCATTTACCTTCTGATACTTTATGGATGTGGGTGGACGAAAACAGAGTTCAAATGTGCCCCCCATAAATGCAGCTGGATAATGTAATACATGAGGAAAATTTATGAAAGGTGAAAAGATTAGAGTGCAGATTTTCAGAGAAACTGTGTGGGAGCCAAAATGagatggagttttttttaaatatattttttaaccttttttttttttttttttgccatcaaGGCAGGATTTGATGAGCGTCTTGGGCTTGCAACCTGATCAGCAAACATTCACACCTGGTAGCCCCATCGTAGCCTTTTGGGATTTAAAGGCTCAGCTTAAGGATATTTGGATGAAAGCTCTGAACATGTGAAGAATGTTAATCATATTTTTTTCCCAGATAAAACTGTGTTAATATTCCCAGTCTGTTTCTCTTGCAGTAATTATACAGCCCTGGTCGGTGTGTGGATCTACGGCTTCTTCGTCATGGTGCTGCTGGCCCTGGACTTTCTCTACTACTCAGCCATAAACTACGAGCTGTGTAGGATCTACCTGGAGAAGTGGGGACTGGGAGGACGCTGGTTAAAGAAGGCTCGGAATCAGTGGCACAGGTCCATGCCAGAGGAGAGCGAGGTCCAGGCTCAAGCCCAGCCCATGGTTCCCAGCCACTACCAGCCCAGACATAGCCTCCGAGGGGAGAGCCACAGTCCTACGCTCCTGCCCTACAACACATCCAGCGCATGGTGAGTCGCTGTCTGTCATGTGACAGATGCCAAAATGAGATAAACACAAATCTCTACAGTAACACTGCAATAATCCACACATACCAAGTAAAAATATGTTGCTATTAGGCCCAATTTGTCTTACTTTTTGGAGTTGATCTCCTTTTTATTGGCAGTAAAATTACACTCTACTTTAATAATTGTCCAAAAATCGTAGGTAATAATAGGTATGTAGATAATGTCACAAAACAGATTCTAAACTTTCAGAACACACACAGCCAGGCACTCACCACTGCACGTGTATCTGTGTTTTGTTGATTAAGCATGCTGCTCTACCCTTCTCTGATTCATTTAAGCAAACAACACTGTCAGCTCCACTATCACTGTTAACTTCCACAGCAAACTCTGATAGTTCAATTACAGTGTCTGACTGAATAATTATATTACACAACACTGGCAATGACCCTTAACTCATGGGATGTATAATATTTGCCTAATTGGTGAAATGATCTGTTCCAGTCAAAAATACATGCAGCTATGTTAGTATCTGTAAAActgcaaagagacagaaatttaGACTGAAGCCACACCTTTACAGTCGGATGTATTACATAAAACACGTGTAGACTATTGCACAATGGGAGTTGTTGTGCTCCAATAAGCATATTTTCAGAATGAAACAGAAGTTTTGAAACAAATAGACTGGTTTCTTTTTAGCACATTTTCCTTCTGTGTCTCATTTCCATGTCTGCTTCTGTATTTGTTACATTGAGAGCTATGAGGCTAGGAATCTGTGAGCCTAGCAGgacaaattaaaacatttttggcATACTTTCCCTCGAGCCAACAGAGAGGAAGCTCAAACACCATGCTCCCCATTTCCTTGAGTTCCTTTTTATGAGCCAAGTGCAAACATTAAGACAAAGACATTAC
This genomic interval from Odontesthes bonariensis isolate fOdoBon6 chromosome 7, fOdoBon6.hap1, whole genome shotgun sequence contains the following:
- the shisal1b gene encoding protein shisa-like-1a isoform X1, with translation MTITSRQSFNVLTVIFLLLSTAALSAHYRVCEPYSDHKGRYHFGFHCPRLTDNKTYMFCCHHNNTAFKYCCNDTEFQMVMQVNLTTTSDGYAHNNYTALVGVWIYGFFVMVLLALDFLYYSAINYELCRIYLEKWGLGGRWLKKARNQWHRSMPEESEVQAQAQPMVPSHYQPRHSLRGESHSPTLLPYNTSSAW
- the shisal1b gene encoding protein shisa-like-1a isoform X2; its protein translation is MTITSRQSFNVLTVIFLLLSTAALSAHYRVCEPYSDHKGRYHFGFHCPRLTDNKTYMFCCHHNNTAFKYCCNDTEFQMVMQVNLTTTSDGYAHNNYTALVGVWIYGFFVMVLLALDFLYYSAINYELCRIYLEKWGLGGRWLKKARNQWHRSMPEESEVQAQAQPMVPSHYQPRHSLRGESHSPTLLPYNTSSA